Sequence from the Arachis hypogaea cultivar Tifrunner unplaced genomic scaffold, arahy.Tifrunner.gnm2.J5K5 arahy.Tifrunner.gnm2.scaffold_228, whole genome shotgun sequence genome:
CTCTGAAACTTGTGCTTTGATGCTCTTCCTGTAGCAACTTCACTCGGAACTCGTTCTTAGCTCACTTACTGAACTCGGCTTCGCCCTTAAATCAGTAGGGGTGAGCAAGGGTGGTGTTAAGTGTCTGGTCTTGGCCCAAGCAGTAAGTAGGGAATGACAAGAAATGCTGCGAAGTGAGCTTGAGCTTGGTGGTTCCCTATGAGGAAGTGCTGCCAAAAAGGGACTACTCCCCCAACAGATCGAGGGCCGGGATTGGACACTATTCCTTCATGTGGATCGAGAACAAGCCACTTTTTATTAGTAATAGAAGGCCAGGAGCGCGCAAGATCTCTTCTCTCGAGGGAGCAGCTAGGTTACGCGCGAGCGTATCAGTACTCTCGTGTCATGTGCCACTTAAATCTTTCTATCGATGCAAATACCCTACTTATGATGGGGGAATCAAAGGGAGCAAATCGAAGGCGGTTTACGGATCAGATCAACAACCTTAAATCAGTAGGGGAGGAGGAGTTGAGCTAGTAGCTAGAGGGGGAGAGCGAATAGACGCAAAGCGAAGGGGCCCTCCTTCGTTGAGAGGACGATGAAAGAACCATTTCAAAGCTATTAAGCTCCCGAAAAGTCTAAGGGTTTAATGGATGGAAGCGGCCTAGCCATAATTCGAATGGTAACTTCGTCGACTGGGGAGTTATCCACAGTCAACCTCTTACATCTAAACCTCTTCGCAAACTCTGCTCCACCCGAGAGACTTAATTTGAACCACCTTTtctaaaaaaaagaacaaaaaagctCGATACTGGGAAGAAAGGCGTAATGGTACCTCCCTAAGCTTAGCGCGCGGAAGAGCGTACTCTCACCAACCCGAGGTCAAACCTTGACCAAGAATCTGGCAAAAGAATTGCGTTCACCGGCTTTCCACTCGAGATAGGGCTAAGGAAGCCAATCTAAGGGGTTGGTAAGGGTTCTAAAAATTTTGTGAAAGTTCTAAGGCTAATTCAAAAGATTGAGCTCAATGTATAGATCCGAGTAAGATTCATGTGCTGCATCAATTGAGGGACCCGCTTCACATCCATCCCAGATACCGGAGACCCTCTATCTATCATTCAGTGAGATCGCTCCTTGGCTCTTTAAACTGAACTAAGTCCAACTCCATAAGGAAAGCCTCTGAGGGAAAGAATTTCTAGGGGCCGCTTGTTCTCGGATGTCAAGAAGGAAGATGAACCCACTTTATTAGCTCCACAGAGGCATGAGCAACCAGATCCCCTTACGATAACACACTTGGGCATGAAGACTGAAGCTCCCATTATGTCGGGTCTTACTGACTCTAATTGAACTCTTCCGCGATGGTCTAAAGCCTTTACGGGCTGCTATCCGTCTTCAACCATCATTACAGTGCTGCTAAGGTAAGGGTCAATCGCCTGAATCAAGGCCAGAGGTTGACCCCTAAGATGGATGATGCTCCTGTGGAGAAAGGCCTCTAAGCGATCTGCTTAGCTTCGATCTCTTCCCTTGCTCTCCTCTAGCTTCAAATCCCTTCATTAGACGAGTGACTAACCCATCCCCAGTCTTGACACAAATGGGGTTTTAGACTAAAAGAAAGCACTGTGGGGAAGGGAAGTCAGAGGGGAGTCTTTGTAGCGAGTCTAAGAGCAAGCCTTTTTTTTTAAGCAATTTCTTCTGGTGACACGGCCCTCATGTGATAATAGTAAGGGAGGAATCATTGTCACAAGGCGTAAGAAAGAGTCACCAAGGGTACCGATAAGATGTGGGATAGAGCTCCATTAGGTAGTTATTCAAGGGAGTTTAGTCTAAGGCTGACTGGTGGGGTTTGCCATCCTGTTCCAACAAGGGGGATGGCGGGGATCCCCATATCGTCGCAGGATGGTAGAAAGGGCCTTATCTTATACGGCGCTCAAACCAATCCAAATCCTCGGGTGTGAAGGTTTTATTCCTCACATCAAAGGCGTAACGAATACGGGGAGGCCACAAGCAGGCATGTGACCATTGGGTACCCTGTGAGTGCCCAACGACCAACAGCCATTGAAAAGCGCCCAACTCATGAGAAAACGATGTGAATGAAGAGCGAAAGTTCCGAATCTTACGATAAGGAAGTTTCCTTCTCCCAACCCACACCCTTTTCGTCAATGAGTGTGTCGGCAAGGCTTTCCGGGTTGGTTCAAACCGTAACCCTTGTTCAAGGGGTATACGTTTTATCCAGGGAGCATAGCGACTGACTGATAAGTCGATTAAAGTTCTCCTTAATCGAACTAACCAGCCCCACCACCTCGTCAATATTATCGGGTGGTCTACTAGAAAACGTTGATTTATCAACCTTCTTTGCCAAAGTAATGATCTTTGACAGAGagaatcttttttaataaaacttcACCAGCATGTCCGCTTTCTCATCCTTCTTCAGAATCATACGCCTATGATGAGACGGAATGATCCGAGGGTAACCGGACCGAGTGAGAGAAACTGGTACCGCATTGTCAGGATGAACGAATTCATCACCACCATAGGCCATCATCAAGGATGAAGCTGCTtgctttaaatataataaaagcgCAGAACAACCACCCTGATTTCCGACCAAGGTGAACAATGCGAATAAGAACAAGATGGATCCACACAAAGAGTTCCTTGTTCAGATCATCAAAGATCACTAAAGCACCTTTTGGTATGTATTGCCCCCTAAAGATCAGATCCACCAGACGAGAAACTCAATTCCGCACTGCTGCTGAGTCGTCGGACTTATCCACCAAGGGATTCGTGGAATTTATATGGATTGCGTTGGGGGAAATCTACCAAAGCTAGGCAGATAGATAGACCCCTTTCCCGCTGCTAAGGGGGAgtaagaaactaaatcaaatgGAATCAGCGCCTCCTTTTTTTTGGGTATGCGGGTACTACGAGTCCTCTTACTACCAACCAGCAGACATCATCTGGCTGGGTCTTGCCGGTATCAACAACAAGAAAAAAACAACCAAATGGAAACAGCAATTAACTATGGCTCTTGGCCCAGACAACGTCCTAGGCGTCGGGGAGATCGGAGCAACAAGGAACGCCTAGACGACGTTTTTCTTCCTGGGCTGCAGTAAGCAGATCGAGAGGTCGTTCCGTCCCTTGTCCCCGAGGAAGGGTAATATGTTCTCATAAATTCTTGCTCCAATCTGACCTAGCTGGCGAGCGATCCCAGTTCGCGGCAGAGAACAAGACAGCAAGCGAGCGTACCTTTGTTCGCTTCTTCTCCACCAAGCACGGAAGTTTAAGGATAACTGTGGGTCGGTGGCTACCTAAGGAAACTCCGATTCGATCCGCCCCCCAGCTGGGAGGCATCTACCTCATCCCGATCACAAGGAGAGGTTCACCATGATGGGGGTACTTGTCTTTTTTCCCTTCCGGAAATAATGAAATGCAGCGGTGACCATCCTTTTGTTGTGTTGCGGCATGCTCCTCAGATTTACGGATTCGCAGGGGGCCTCAGGCCCTACTTAGTTGACTTACAATGACAAAGGCTTGCGAAACTAAAACTAAGTAGGGCCTTTTGAATTGAATCTTAAGTAGTCTATCAGTGGTGCAAAGCGGCTTTGTGCCCCTTTTCAGTAGGGGAGCGAAAGGTTAGACCTTAGAAAGTAAGCGAACAGC
This genomic interval carries:
- the LOC114927344 gene encoding uncharacterized protein translates to MKLLALNIIKAQNNHPDFRPRSDPPDEKLNSALLLSRRTYPPRDSWNFLLFFGYAGTTSPLTTNQQTSSGWVLPASGRSEQQGTPRRRFSSWAAVSRSRGRSVPCPRGRVICSHKFLLQSDLAGERSQFAAENKTASERTFVRFFSTKHGSLRITVGRWLPKETPIRSAPQLGGIYLIPITRRGSP